AGCTGCACTTTATACACCGACTGGTTGAACTGGGGCGCGTTGTCGTTTGCATCCAGCACCGAGATCACCAGCTCCATTGTCCCACTCAGAGACGGCCGGCCCCCGTCACTCGCCGTCAGCACCAGCCGGTGAACGGGAATCGTCTCGCGGTCCAGAGGTTTCGTTAAAACAAGCAGTACGGAGATTTTATTTTCGTCTTTGGATTTCACTTCCAAGCCGAAATGCTCGCTGGGGCTGAGTGTGTAGGAGAGCTGCGCGTTCGCTCCGATATCCGCATCCGACGCGCCCTCCAGAGGGAAACGAGACCCCGGCACAGACAATTCCGCGATGCTGAGGTTTTTGCGGGCGGCGGGGAAGATGGGGGCATTGTCGTTGATGTCGGTGACCTCCAGCTCCACATGGAAGACGCGCAGCGGccgctccagcagcacctccaggcgCAGCCCGCACGGCGCGCTCTTGCCGCACAGCTCCTCCCGGTCGAGCCGCGAGCTCACCAGCAGCGCGCCGCTCGCCCCGCTCACCTCCACGCTCGCCCGCCGGCCCTGCGCCACCAGCCGCAGCCGCCGCGCCTCCGCCTCGCCCGCCTCCAGGCCCAGGTCCTGCGCCAGACGGCCCACCACCGTGCCGGCCTTGGCTTCCTCCGCCACCGAGTAGCGCACCTGCCCGCCCGCCAGCGCCCAGGCcgcctgcagcaccagcacccgCAGCACCGCCGCACACCAGCGCTCTCccatcgccgccgccgccgccgctgtgGCCGCCGCCGCTCTGGctgccggccccggcccgggccccgcacggctccccgccgccgcccggaCGCACCGGCTCTGCTgcccggcccgcgccgcccccccGCGCTCACAGCCGGGCTCTCCGCCGCACCGGGGCGGAGCCGCCCACACGCCGTTCCTGAGCCTGCAGCGACACCGTGCGCTGCTCCGCCGCCTCACCCGATCCGCCACAGCGCCTCTGCCTCCGCTCCGTCATGGCCGCCTGCTCTGCTGTTTCTTCCTACCAtgattctctttctttttattattcatgTTTTGTGTCGCTCGCTGTTCCTTGCAAACAATCCTTCATATCTTGTTCTTACCTCGTCTTTCTTACTTCATGTTGCTTTCTTCGCTCAATTCCctcattttaataatatttcgtttcccttctctctcctaCTTTCCCCCCGTCTTTCTactctttcctccttctccgtcttcttttccttcatcttcttCGTCATTGTCCTCACCATTCTttactccctttttttttctttttccatcctcCACCATTCTTTAGCCGCACTGCAAAGTTCGTCAGTTGCCTCCAGCGCTGCGACACTGATCATCGAAGTGGGAGCCATCAGCGCCGGATCCCGATGCTATGGCCAGGATGGAGTTTTGTTATGTACCAACTCCAACTCTCTCGGCAGAGGTAGGTGCGTTCTGCTCATCTGCTGTATTGTCACTTCTATTTTTCTATCTTGTACTTTTCTCCCTTACTTTtcttttggctttatttttacttgcatAAGCTCCttactttcttttaaatcttcttacttccttttcctgtttattttttgcccttctgctctctctctttcccttctctttccttgttctgttttcccatcttttctttcctacttATCCCTGTCCTATTTTGCCCCCTCCTCTTCTAATTCCACCTTCTCtattcttctcctttttttccttggccAAAATGTTTTCAACGTCCTCACAACGAACAATGTAAATGTCCTTTGGAAAAAGATCTCATTCTTTTATTTGACACTGATTCCTTCAAgtctatatttaattttttatctcattttctacttctttcttcctgtctctttgtcctttctctcttcctttatctttgttttctttcctcattctttGTGCCATGACATTGCctttcacattttctgcttCCATCCTTGTAACTTCtgctcattttttccttcaagaaatatattaaagatATCTACAGCACCCCTGCCACAAACCACAGACATGCCTTTGGGCCAGAGTTCTCATTTCTCTTCCCTACCACCTCCTATCCCTGTGGATAGGGAACAACGAACAACATTTCTGCTTACCTCCCACCCATGCACCTGCAGATTGCCCTCCCTTTAGAACAAAGGCCAAACTCTTCAGCCTCAAGTCCTCTCAAGGAGCTGCAGTAGCACAGCAAGGCAGTCAGATGGCAAAGAACAGCTCTGCTACATCAGAACAGGCTCCACCACCCTCTGACACAAAAGCCTGAGAAACAGCTGCTGAGGCACCTAATGAAAGAGGCTCCGAAGATTCCAAACAACCCTGACGAGTCCCTCATTCGGGAACTCAAACTCATCACAGCCCGGCACAATGATCCTCTGGTGTCACAAACGCACAATGACATCACAGTCGAGCAGTCCTGCTACCCTTCTATGAAGAGCTCTTCTTCCTGACTCATGTTCCACCTGCAAAtccaacccaaaaccacaaatGTAACACCATGGCATTGCCACTGAGAATATCTGCTGCATGCCCAACAACATCTATCCCAAAAATGCATTAATGTCACTTCTCCATCTGTCCTTGCTTCCACGTgctcaccctgtgccaggcagcaaCAGGAAAGGAATGAGAGCAGGCTGTGGTGCTCCAAACCCACAGGCATTTCAATCCAGGCAACATTCAGTCAATCCAATATGAAGACACCACAGCTGAACAGGAACCAAAGTACTTTTGCCTCTCACACACAGCTTCTTCAGGTACAAGCAACTCACCCGTAGCATTGCTGGTtgctttttcaggaaaagaaacaccagAACCAGGAGTATAGGATTTGAGGGAACGTGTCCCTTGATGTTACCAGCAATTTCCTGTCCCTAGCAAGACCGAGACCAGAGAAATAACCGAGATAATGTTCCAAGAAGGCTGGCATGATACAAATTTGCAAAACTTTCTGTTTGACCAACAACATTCCACACAAAATACAAGCATTATCAGGCATGTATGGCAGGTAGTGTCACAAGCAGCAATGTCACAAGGAACAAGAGAGCACAAGAATATGCAGAACTACAGGAGGCCCTGACAGggtcccaggggagcagccctATGCACATGGGCCTTTTCTCAAGGTTTGCTACTTATATTCTTTATCCCATAGCATGTGAAATGAGATCTCTGTAACTCCTCCCCAACGACATAGATTGTGTTCTACTCAGTAGCCACATTTTCTTTAGGCAACATTCTTCCCTGCTCAAAGTCATCCTCCCCACCTCACGGGTCCAGGCCCTATTTAGTGCCACATGCAGGATCACTGCCAAAATATCAAACATTGCTAGAACCCAGCAATATGACCCAGCTGTAAACTCTGCTCTGCGTGATTCAATTCTTTGTACATCCTCATCTTCCTACATGATTGGCATAGAGAACATACTGAGGGCTGCAAAGccacacagcagctggcaggctctccccagctgcctgtTCACCACCAATGCTTTGCTCCTTTTCAGCAATCTCAGGTGGAAACACCACAAAGCTTCATTTAGAGTTCATGAAGATTCTGTGATTAGAATTGTGACAGCTCTGACCCCAGTCCACACATCTTTATATCATCAAGAGAACCACAGCAAATACCAAAGCACAAAAGCACTCCCAAGGTCAGTTGAGTGGGAGAACTTGTACCACATGAaaccagagctgggctgcagtgcAGGTTTGTGCCTGCAAACACCAGAAGGAGCTCTGTGTGACATCAGAACAAATCATCTCCCCTGAGGCCACCTGTGCAGTGCACAAGTAGGGGAAGTTGAGCACATAAAGATTACAGACTCATTGTCCTTATAAATCCCACCTGAGAAGGAGCAAGGAACCATCATGGCAACACCAATGGCTGTGAAAACATCTATGAATGCCCACCATGACACCAGGACAGCATCCTGAAGCGCTTCCCTTCCACAACAGCAGTTCTGAAACAAGCAGCTCATCCAACAACATTCAGCACTCTCCATCTCACCAGCTCTTACCAACGTACGGCCTAcaccaggcaggcagcagcacagggcttATCTCTGGTGAAAGATACCAAGAAGCTCAAAGAACATTTGTGAGCATTTCAGTATCAAACACTGTCTCATGATCAGGAAGGTGTCCCACTCCAGACCCATAGGGCCTGGGAAATAATCCTTGGCAAGAGCATTCTGTTCCATCCTGCCTCACACTTTCCTTTAGTGCATCCTCCACTCACCACTCTGAGACGTGTTCTCAGGACAAAATACAATCTCATGTTCTTTTCTTATATCATGGCCCGTGGCCGTCCCATGGATTTGCAGTGTCCCCAAAATCATGTTTTCCCACTTCTCAAGGTCACCCTCCAGAAAAGGAAATGGCCAGGCCCTACTCAGTTGTCACAGACCCCAGTTTTATTCCTATCTCAAAGCTCAACACGGTTTTTGCTTATCCTTCTCAGCAATGACAATACTATAATAAACTCAGGGATGGCGCTGTCCATGCAGCTTACAGCAGAACCTCTGATGCTGACATTTCATGTTTTGTGATGCTTCAGCTATATCAGATGGAAACACCTGGGAGTAAAATTCTTTCTAAAGATGATATTGGGACAACTCTACATGGTCACGTCATTGATGTCATgctctgagaaaaaaaccccaaagtaaTGGTGGGAACAAAACTCTAACGTGATAGTTACTGTGTAGGAGAGTGTTATTTGAGACTTGTTGAGGGGAATGGTGGTTCTTTGATTTTTGGGgctgttgctttgtttcttcattaCAGAAGAAATTTTGAAGGCTTTGAAGGCATTTGAAGTGATGTCACCATTGATGTAAATTTTGAAAGAACACAAAAACAGGCCAGTGTATTTCATGCTATTTCTCCAGCCAGGATCACAAATCCACAACCTCAGGAacaggggcagcaggaaaagaaaaaaatttcttccttgttaCACTTTCCTTGGGCCATACTCCTTTGGCCCTATACTTTATGCTACTTTTAAAGCAACATAATATGTGGGAAAAGATCATGGAAACATGGAAATGTTAGTCACACCTTCCCTACTTTCTTAATGAGTCTGGTGGTAGAATGAAAATGGAGAACTCTTGTCTATGAAAATACAACGGTCACCTTGCAACAGACATTCTCGTGAGCAGAATTAGAGGGGATAAACAGTTTTCCATAAGAAACCAGACTAACACCAGCACGGTCAGCAGTCACCAAAGGCAATAATGCAATACACAGTGCTTGGCGGACTGCAAACATCAGAACCTACATTTTTTCCGATCCTTCAGCAAGGTCGTTGGGAAATACTACACACAACCAGGCAAGGCTGTTTCCAAAGCTGACACCTTGGGACGCCTCTCATCACAATCGGCAGTGATACCATTCTAGGACATAAGAGTttacacacagagcaggaaattGCAGCTAGAGACCAAAACTGCTCTGCGGTGCGCCAATAACCCTATATTCCCCCGAAGGGCAGATCAAAAGCTGCCACTGATTTCTTAAGCACCCGTCAAAAACTCATTGCTCTCGACCCATGGCAACGGAGCCTGCACACCTGGCAGGACAGAAAGCTTAGTTAGGGGTGAGAGACGAGCAAGATATTGCCACTGACCGTGTCGAGGAGAGCGGAGGGCTCCGGCTGCGTGTCCttgggcgcggggccgggcggcggcggagggAAGTTGGGGCTGAAAACCATGAGGTCGCTCTTGGCCGCGCCGTCCGCCACGCACAGGCTGCGGCTGTGGCGCTGCGAGTACGACCAGCTGCCCACTTCGCTGGCGCACACGAGCGTCGTGGGCCCGGGCCCCGAGAGCACGGCCGCCCGCGGCGCCCAGCGCGACGCCCCGTACAGCACCACGGCCAGCAGGAAGAGGCTCGACACCGCGCAGATGGCCACCACCAGCCACACGTTGGTCGCCGCGCTCGCCGCGCCGGGGCCGAGCTCCACGCCCAGCGCCGACCGCGACACCGACGACGACGACGACGACGACGAGGAtcccgcggccgcggccgccgccgcctcggcgGCCTCGACCAGCGACACGCTGAGCGTGGCCGTGGCCGAGCGCGCCGGCTCGCCGTGGTCGCGCACGACGATCAGCAGCCTCTGGCGAGGCCCGTCCGCCTCGTCCAGCGCCCGCGCCGTGCTCACCTCGCCGCTGTAGAGCCCCACGCGGAACGGGCCCTTGCCCCGCGGCTCCCACAGCTCGTAGCGCAGCCACGCGTTGTAGCCCGAGTCGGCGTCCACGGCGCGGATCTTCGCCACCACCTGCCCCGCCGGCGCCCCCCACGCCGCCCACGCCCACAGCGTGCCCGACTCcgagcccgccgccgccgccgccgccgcctccgctgcCGCCACGCCGCCCGCCTCCGGTGCCGAGCCCGcgggcggcagcagcgccggcGCGTTGTCGTTCTCGTCCAGCACGAAGAGCTGCACCGTGGCGTTGCCGCACAGCGGCGGCTCCCCCGCGTCCACCGCGCGCACCTCgaactgcagcacctgcagctcctcgtAGTCCAGGGGCCGCAGCGCCCACAGACGCCCGCTCTCCGCGTCCACCGACACGTAGCTCGACGCCGCCCgccagccgccgccgcccgcgccgccctcCCACACCGAGTAGCTGACGCGCCCGTTGCCCGCCTCGTCCGGGTCCCGCGCCCACAGCCGCGCCagctccgcgcccgccgcgtTGTTCTCCCGCGCCAGCACCGTGTACACGGCCTGCGCGAACGCGGGCGCGTTGTCGTTCACGTCCGACACCGGCACCCGCAGCCCGCGGCTGGCGCGCAGCGCCGGCGCCCCGCCGTCCTCCGCACGCACCTCCACCTCGTACTCCGACACCCGCTCCCGGTCCAGCGCCTCGCGCAGCACCAGCGAGTACGAGCCCGCGAACGTCGCCTCCAGACCGAACGGCGACGCCGGCCACACCCAGCACCGCACGCGCCCGTTCTCCCCCGAGTCCCGGTCCGACACGCTCAGCAGGGCCACCACCGTCCCCACCGACGCGTCCTCCGCCACCGGCACCGACAGCGACGTCACCCGCACCTCCGGCGCGTTGTCGTTCACGTCCAGCACCTCTAGCTCCACTCGGCAGTGACCCGACAGCGGGGGTGTCCCTCGGTCTCTCGCTTCGATCTCCAGGTCATATGACTGAGTGTCCTCGAAATCCAGTTCCCCGGCAGTCCGCACTTCCCCGGACTTTTCGTCAATTTTGAAAAGGTCCTGTATTTTGCCAGAAATCGCGTCGCTAAAAGAGTAATATACCTCTCGATTAATTCCCTCATCTTTGTCTGTCGCTGTTAGCTGGAAAAACACAGTTCCCGGGACCGTATTTTCGGATAGCTTAACTTTATATACTGACTGGTTGAACTGGGGCGCGTTGTCGTTTGCATCCAGCACCGAGATCACCAGCTCCATTGTCCCCGTCAGAGACGGCCGGCCCCCGTCACTCGCTGTCAGCACCAACCGGTGCACGGGAATCGTCTCACGGTCCAGAGATTTCGTTAAAACGAGAACTACGTATATTTTGTTTTCGTCTTTGGATTTCACTTCCAAGCCGAAATGCTCGCTGGGGCTGAGTGTGTAGGAGAGCTGCGCGTTCGCTCCGATATCCGCATCCGACGCGCCCTCCAGCGGGAAACGGGACCCCGGCACAGACAATTCCGCGATGCTGAGGTTTTTGCGGGCGGCGGGGAAGATGGGGGCATTGTCGTTGATGTCGGTGACCTCCAGCTCCACATGGAAGACGCGCAGCGGccgctccagcagcacctccaggcgCAGCGCGCACGGCGCGCTCTTGCCGCACAGCTCCTCCCGGTCGAGCCGCGAGCTCACCAGCAGCGCGCCGCTCGCCCCGCTCACCTCCACGCTCGCCCGCCGGCCCTGCGCCACCAGCCGCAGCCGCCGCGCCTCCGCCTCGCCCGCCTCCAGGCCCAGGTCCTGCGCCAGACGGCCCACCACCGTGCCGGCCTTGGCTTCCTCCGCCACCGAGTAGCGCACCTGCCCGCCCGCCAGCGCCCAGGCcgcctgcagcaccagcacccgCAGCACCGCCGCACACCAGCGCTCTCccatcgccgccgccgccgccgctgtgGCCGCCGCCGCTCTGGctgccggccccggcccgggccccgcacggctccccgccgccgcccggaCGCACCGGCTCTGCTgcccggcccgcgccgcccccccGCGCTCACAGCCGGGCTCTCCGCCGCACCGGGGCGGAGCCGCCCACACGCCGTTCCTGAGCCTGCAGCGACACCGTGCGCTGCTCCGCCGCCTCACCCGATCCGCCAcagcgccgccgcctccgctcTCCCATGGCCGCCTGCTCTGCTGTTTCTTCCTACTGTGGTcgaatttctttctctctttgtctcttttgcctttcctccttcttctttctttcctgtcttcTCTTCATTCCTTAGCCTAGTCTACTTTCCCAGTTGTCTCCTctcgtttttttttttctgttttaattcccctttcttctctttgttctcattttcctcctttccttgtCATGCCCTATCGTttgctcctctttcctttctctttcgATCCTTCTCTCTTCCTTACCCTTCCTGGTAGATCGTTCGTTGCCTCCAGCGTGCGATCGACATCATCAAACAGGAGTGATCAGCACTAATTACGGACATCAGCGCCGGAGAGGTTTTCTCCGTAGGCCGGACGTTTTTAGGGACCAGCTCCGTTCCACATCTAGAGGTAATTCCTTTGCGTGTTGGTCATCTCGTTCTGCTTCTCTCCGTCCTTTCTTCTTTGCTAATTTACGGATATATATTCCTTCTTAGCTTTCTCCTTCATTCCTGTATTCTTCTGCTATATATTTGGTGCACTCTTGTAATTTAGGGGCTTCAccctattttcttttctttgtaatcTTTTTTGCctcctttctttcttactttctcaccttcctttctttttgtgtgcAGTGATACCGTCAATGATATGTCACTAAAAGAGTTTAtggtttcttcagttttctctctttccatttatttcttcatccTTCTCCACTTCTCGTTTATTTCTGCAttgtttcttccttctcctctttctcatAGTCTTCTG
This is a stretch of genomic DNA from Vidua chalybeata isolate OUT-0048 chromosome 15, bVidCha1 merged haplotype, whole genome shotgun sequence. It encodes these proteins:
- the LOC128795843 gene encoding LOW QUALITY PROTEIN: protocadherin alpha-2-like (The sequence of the model RefSeq protein was modified relative to this genomic sequence to represent the inferred CDS: substituted 1 base at 1 genomic stop codon) encodes the protein MGERWCAAVLRVLVLQAAWALAGGQVRYSVAEEAKAGTVVGRLAQDLGLEAGEAEARRLRLVAQGRRASVEVSGASGALLVSSRLDREELCGKSAPCALRLEVLLERPLRVFHVELEVTDINDNAPIFPAARKNLSIAELSVPGSRFPLEGASDADIGANAQLSYTLSPSEHFGLEVKSKDENKIYVVLVLTKSLDRETIPVHRLVLTASDGGRPSLTGTMELVISVLDANDNAPQFNQSVYKVKLSENTVPGTVFFQLTATDKDEGINREVYYSFSDAISGKIQDLFKIDEKSGEVRTAGELDFEDTQSYDLEIEARDRGTPPLSGHCRVELEVLDVNDNAPEVRVTSLSVPVAEDASVGTVVALLSVSDRDSGENGRVRCWVWPASPFGLEATFAGSYSLVLREALDRERVSEYEVEVRAEDGGAPALRASRGLRVPVSDVNDNAPAFAQAVYTVLARENNAAGAELARLWARDPDEAGNGRVSYSVWEGGAGGGGWRAASSYVSVDAESGRLWALRPLDYEELQVLQFEVRAVDAGEPPLCGNATVQLFVLDENDNAPALLPPAGSAPEAGGVAAAEAAAAAAAGSESGTLWAWAAWGAPAGQVVAKIRAVDADSGYNAWLRYELWEPRGKGPFRVGLYSGEVSTARALDEADGPRQRLLIVVRDHGEPARSATATLSVSLVEAAEAAAAAAAGSSSSSSSSSVSRSALGVELGPGAASAATNVWLVVAICAVSSLFLLAVVLYGASRWAPRAAVLSGPGPTTLVCASEVGSWSYSQRHSRSLCVADGAAKSDLMVFSPNFPPPPPGPAPKDTQPEPSALLDTVSGNILLVSHPXLSFLSCQVCRLRCHGSRAMSF